One segment of Methylotenera versatilis 79 DNA contains the following:
- the tilS gene encoding tRNA lysidine(34) synthetase TilS, giving the protein MENLKKQRQNKKINAGDNLLSQQVSTFLSEVFSVQNAVKPTLTLALSGGLDSCVLLHVLATIRQSAGFHLTAHHVHHGLSINANNWADFCQTICNQLNILLTISTVNINPNSSLGIEAAARKARYSVLMSKSTGFICTAHHQDDQAETLLLQLARGAGVKGLAAMAPIDTKRKLLRPLLNISRANLEHYAKLHQLVWVDDESNLNQQFDRNFMRHSVLPALQQQYPTIKQSLARTAAHLAEANSLLDVLAEQDAKACFTNNQVITQLFLPPLISLSQPRINNVLRWWLAQSHVRMPSTSQLQQITEQLLQAKSDAAIHIKITQENADFDDENPAKLTLKRYQNRAYLIAETVDNLFLDITWKNEPVVHLPNQNTLTFTQKMGEGFAIKYLDNKQLVIKNRVGGERFKPDLNRPSRSLKVLLQMSCVPPWQREQLPLIYMDETLVMIPNVDAETSPQTNLVDAKFKAASDEMGLLVSLHINK; this is encoded by the coding sequence ATGGAAAATTTAAAGAAACAACGCCAAAATAAAAAAATAAATGCAGGCGACAATCTATTGTCGCAGCAAGTCAGTACTTTTTTAAGCGAAGTTTTTTCTGTCCAAAATGCGGTTAAACCCACACTCACTCTTGCATTAAGTGGCGGGCTTGATTCGTGTGTGTTGCTGCATGTTTTAGCGACTATTCGCCAAAGTGCGGGCTTTCATCTCACTGCACATCATGTGCATCATGGCTTAAGTATTAACGCAAATAATTGGGCAGATTTTTGCCAAACAATTTGCAATCAACTGAATATCCTACTGACTATTTCAACAGTCAATATTAATCCCAATAGCAGTTTAGGCATTGAAGCCGCGGCTAGAAAAGCGCGTTATTCAGTGTTGATGAGCAAAAGTACGGGCTTTATCTGCACTGCGCATCATCAAGATGATCAAGCGGAAACCTTGCTTTTGCAGTTAGCACGAGGTGCAGGTGTCAAAGGCTTAGCTGCGATGGCGCCAATTGATACCAAAAGAAAATTGCTTCGCCCTTTATTGAATATTTCCAGAGCAAATTTAGAACATTATGCCAAACTACATCAGCTTGTTTGGGTGGATGATGAAAGTAATTTGAATCAACAGTTTGATCGCAATTTTATGCGGCATTCGGTTTTGCCCGCCTTGCAGCAACAATATCCCACAATCAAACAAAGTTTAGCGCGTACAGCAGCACATTTAGCCGAAGCGAACAGTTTGTTAGATGTTTTGGCAGAACAGGATGCAAAGGCATGTTTTACCAATAATCAGGTAATTACACAGCTATTTCTGCCGCCATTAATCAGCTTAAGTCAGCCTAGAATCAACAATGTATTACGTTGGTGGCTAGCACAAAGCCATGTGCGGATGCCGAGTACTAGCCAGTTGCAACAGATTACTGAGCAATTATTACAGGCTAAATCGGATGCTGCGATTCATATAAAAATAACGCAGGAAAATGCTGATTTTGACGATGAAAATCCTGCTAAGTTAACACTCAAAAGGTATCAAAATCGTGCTTATTTGATAGCAGAAACTGTCGATAATTTGTTCCTTGATATCACTTGGAAAAATGAGCCTGTCGTCCATTTGCCGAATCAAAATACGTTAACTTTCACCCAAAAAATGGGTGAGGGTTTTGCAATAAAGTATTTAGATAATAAGCAGTTAGTGATTAAAAATCGAGTTGGTGGCGAGCGCTTTAAGCCAGATTTAAATCGCCCGAGCCGTAGTTTAAAAGTGCTGTTGCAAATGTCTTGCGTGCCACCGTGGCAACGTGAGCAACTGCCACTTATTTATATGGATGAAACTTTAGTGATGATTCCAAATGTTGACGCAGAAACTAGTCCACAAACCAACTTGGTTGATGCTAAGTTTAAAGCTGCATCTGATGAAATGGGCTTGCTCGTGAGTTTGCATATAAACAAGTGA
- a CDS encoding arylesterase, with translation MRSRLFGFYAGITKFKNSSLSFLKIINLTFSLIVLSLVATNAQAAQTIVVFGDSLSAAYGIQQNEGWVTLLQNKLKQENFDYKVVNTSISGETTSGGLGRFKAMLATHKPNIVVIELGANDGLRGLSVKEMHSNLNNMINQAKVAKAEVMLLGMRIPPNYGIQYTQQFSDTYADLAQKYGLNLVPFFLDGVAGNPSLVQDDGLHPKAVAQTKLLENVWPQLKKLLK, from the coding sequence ATGCGTTCTCGTTTATTTGGTTTTTATGCTGGCATTACTAAATTTAAAAACTCAAGTTTAAGTTTTCTTAAGATTATAAATCTAACCTTTAGTCTGATTGTGCTGAGTTTGGTTGCAACTAACGCGCAAGCAGCGCAAACAATCGTCGTTTTTGGCGATAGCTTATCCGCAGCTTATGGCATCCAACAAAATGAAGGTTGGGTCACACTGCTGCAAAACAAGCTTAAACAAGAAAACTTTGATTATAAAGTGGTTAATACCAGCATCAGTGGCGAAACCACTAGTGGCGGTTTAGGGCGCTTTAAAGCCATGTTAGCAACGCATAAACCGAATATCGTTGTCATTGAACTGGGTGCAAATGACGGTTTGCGCGGTTTAAGTGTCAAAGAAATGCACAGCAATCTGAATAACATGATTAACCAAGCCAAAGTCGCCAAAGCAGAAGTCATGTTGCTCGGCATGAGAATTCCACCTAACTATGGCATTCAATACACCCAACAATTCAGCGACACTTACGCTGATTTAGCCCAAAAATATGGCTTGAATTTAGTGCCGTTTTTTCTGGATGGCGTTGCAGGAAATCCAAGCCTAGTTCAAGACGATGGCTTGCATCCTAAAGCTGTAGCGCAAACTAAGTTATTAGAAAATGTTTGGCCGCAGCTTAAAAAGTTACTAAAATAA
- a CDS encoding ABC transporter permease codes for MIAKLAWQQLFSQWKSGDLRVMLLALVLAVTSITAVNFFINRIALHLNAQGGLLLGGDLVVISDHAIPQSYYDLAKQYGLKSTTTLEFPSMVIKGERNQLAEIKALSDGFPLRGDFGVQLSSNQTPTSVQNTPNKGEVWVEPRLVNTLKLAIGDSIELGAARFKIAGILTREPSRGGDMFSFAPRLMMHADDISATQLVQFGSRLKYQLLVAGAADKVAQFSSEVTPKLQRGERVEDVKTARPEIKSALDKAETFLSLSAFASVILSIVAMLLASIPFIARSTDTAALMRCFGASKANIQKLMLLQSAFLALIGGLLGCLLGYILQYGLAYIAGRLFLETLPSPNVMPIFMGLILAFAILFSIMLPHIHALKNVPIMRILRHDFSEQSVSVWLKYAPIAIVMVLLMFVLAKTLQLAFVFLAGILGICLVAGLLAYGLAKMLKKISQQATDYSNKNYAINLGFANLNRRLGLSIAQIIGFSLGAMVLMLLVMIKTDLMQSWRASLPVDAPNRFIINIQPEQVASTEAFLQTIGVAKPQVFPMIRGRLMAINDQAVAPNSYNDERAKRLSSREFNLSSAAQMQTDNKLLQGRWWQANEADKPFLSIEEDIASALNIKLGDALTYDIAGSKITLTVTSIRKVEWDSMRANFFAVTPADTLKNFPTSYMTAFYLPKNQDNALNQMVQKFPNFTVIDVANLMNQVRDIMNKLALAIGFVFMFCLVAGLVVLYAALIATLDARLQESALLRVLGASRAQTTIATLTEFASIGMVAASVAIIMATGLSYYLSRFVLDIPYQFNVVLAFGVFLLTLILIPLAAWLVIRRYLNIPPKQLLNSI; via the coding sequence ATGATTGCAAAACTCGCTTGGCAGCAATTATTTTCGCAGTGGAAATCGGGCGATTTACGCGTGATGTTGTTGGCTTTGGTGCTGGCAGTCACTTCAATCACCGCCGTTAATTTCTTTATTAATCGCATCGCGCTGCATCTTAATGCACAAGGCGGCTTGCTTTTGGGCGGCGATTTAGTGGTTATTTCCGACCACGCGATTCCACAATCCTACTACGATTTAGCCAAGCAATATGGCTTGAAAAGTACGACTACCTTAGAGTTTCCTAGCATGGTGATCAAAGGCGAGCGTAACCAGCTAGCTGAAATCAAAGCTTTATCGGATGGCTTTCCGCTGCGTGGCGATTTTGGCGTGCAGCTAAGCAGCAATCAAACACCAACTAGCGTGCAAAACACGCCGAATAAAGGCGAAGTTTGGGTAGAGCCGCGTTTGGTGAATACCTTAAAGCTCGCGATTGGTGACAGCATTGAATTAGGTGCAGCACGATTTAAAATTGCGGGAATTTTAACGCGTGAACCATCACGCGGCGGCGATATGTTTAGTTTTGCGCCGCGTTTAATGATGCACGCAGACGACATTTCTGCAACGCAATTAGTGCAGTTCGGCAGCCGACTTAAATATCAACTACTAGTGGCAGGCGCGGCAGATAAAGTGGCGCAATTTTCCAGTGAAGTTACGCCAAAATTGCAACGTGGTGAGCGGGTTGAAGACGTTAAAACCGCACGTCCAGAGATCAAAAGCGCTTTAGATAAAGCGGAGACTTTTTTAAGCTTAAGTGCATTTGCCAGTGTGATTTTATCTATTGTCGCTATGCTGCTGGCCAGCATTCCCTTTATTGCGCGCAGCACAGATACCGCTGCTTTGATGCGCTGTTTTGGCGCCAGCAAAGCCAATATACAAAAGTTAATGCTGTTACAAAGCGCGTTTTTGGCCTTAATCGGCGGTTTGTTGGGTTGCTTGCTGGGTTATATCCTGCAATATGGCTTGGCATATATTGCCGGTAGATTGTTTTTAGAAACATTGCCCTCGCCAAACGTCATGCCGATTTTCATGGGCTTGATTCTGGCATTTGCGATTTTATTTAGCATTATGTTGCCGCATATTCACGCCTTAAAAAATGTGCCTATCATGCGTATTTTAAGACACGATTTTTCAGAGCAATCTGTTTCGGTTTGGTTGAAATATGCCCCAATCGCCATTGTGATGGTCTTGCTGATGTTTGTGTTGGCTAAGACTTTGCAACTGGCTTTTGTATTTTTAGCAGGCATTTTAGGTATTTGTTTGGTCGCTGGTTTATTGGCTTATGGCTTGGCTAAGATGCTCAAAAAAATCAGCCAGCAAGCCACTGATTATTCGAATAAAAATTATGCCATTAATCTTGGATTCGCCAATTTAAACAGACGGTTAGGTTTATCAATCGCGCAGATTATCGGCTTTAGTTTGGGCGCAATGGTGTTGATGTTATTAGTAATGATTAAAACTGATTTGATGCAATCATGGCGCGCTTCGTTGCCTGTCGATGCACCAAATCGCTTTATTATTAATATTCAGCCAGAACAAGTGGCATCTACAGAAGCGTTTTTACAAACGATTGGCGTTGCTAAACCGCAAGTATTTCCGATGATTCGCGGCAGGTTAATGGCTATTAATGATCAAGCTGTTGCGCCTAATTCTTATAATGATGAACGTGCCAAACGCCTTTCTTCGCGCGAGTTTAATTTATCTAGCGCAGCACAAATGCAAACGGATAATAAATTATTGCAAGGTCGTTGGTGGCAAGCGAATGAAGCGGATAAGCCGTTTTTATCCATAGAAGAAGATATCGCATCTGCACTGAACATTAAGCTTGGCGATGCGTTAACTTACGATATCGCAGGCAGCAAAATCACATTGACGGTCACCAGCATTCGCAAAGTGGAGTGGGATAGTATGCGCGCCAACTTTTTCGCCGTGACGCCAGCGGATACGCTTAAAAACTTCCCCACAAGTTATATGACCGCGTTTTATTTGCCTAAAAATCAAGATAATGCGCTTAACCAAATGGTGCAAAAATTTCCTAATTTTACGGTGATCGATGTGGCAAACTTAATGAATCAAGTGCGCGATATTATGAATAAATTAGCGCTGGCGATTGGTTTTGTCTTTATGTTTTGTTTAGTGGCAGGTTTGGTGGTTTTATATGCCGCGCTAATAGCCACACTAGATGCGCGTTTGCAGGAATCTGCATTGTTGCGCGTGTTAGGTGCATCGCGCGCACAAACCACGATTGCAACATTGACGGAGTTTGCCAGTATTGGCATGGTCGCGGCAAGCGTCGCCATTATCATGGCAACGGGGCTCAGTTATTACTTAAGTCGATTCGTGCTGGATATTCCTTACCAATTTAATGTAGTGCTAGCTTTCGGCGTATTTTTGCTGACGCTTATATTAATACCTCTTGCCGCTTGGCTAGTTATTCGACGTTATCTAAACATCCCACCTAAGCAATTACTTAACAGTATTTAA
- a CDS encoding ABC transporter ATP-binding protein, whose product MLLSNEPSPNNIHQLSVNETATNQPTTYQATKPSTPAILATNLCKSVGDTDNKINILSQLQLQVALGESVAIVGSSGSGKSTLLGLLAGLDQPTSGSVTVKGAAFSDLDEDARAAIRGKHMGFVFQSFQLLPTMTALENVMLPMQLANQDNAKKVAIATLEKVGLGARLTHYPKQLSGGEQQRVAIARAFASQPAILFADEPTGNLDLATGERIIELLFDLNQAAGTTLILVTHDMKLAKRCQRSLTLNNGRLSESL is encoded by the coding sequence ATGTTACTTTCTAATGAGCCTAGCCCAAATAATATCCATCAATTATCAGTGAATGAAACTGCAACGAATCAACCCACAACGTATCAAGCTACAAAGCCGTCTACACCTGCTATTTTAGCCACTAATCTATGCAAAAGCGTGGGCGATACTGACAATAAAATCAACATTCTTTCACAATTACAGTTACAGGTTGCGCTTGGTGAGAGTGTGGCGATTGTGGGTAGTTCCGGCTCTGGTAAATCTACACTACTTGGCTTGCTTGCAGGATTAGATCAGCCAACCAGTGGCAGCGTGACAGTAAAAGGCGCGGCATTTAGTGACTTGGATGAAGATGCGCGCGCTGCTATTCGTGGCAAACATATGGGCTTTGTGTTCCAGTCATTTCAATTATTGCCAACCATGACGGCGTTAGAAAATGTGATGTTGCCGATGCAATTGGCGAATCAAGACAATGCCAAAAAAGTGGCGATTGCCACGCTTGAAAAAGTGGGCTTAGGTGCAAGGTTAACGCATTATCCCAAGCAACTTTCTGGCGGCGAGCAACAACGTGTCGCGATTGCACGTGCCTTTGCGTCGCAACCGGCTATCTTATTTGCCGATGAACCAACAGGCAATCTAGATCTAGCGACGGGCGAACGCATTATTGAGCTGCTATTTGATTTGAATCAAGCGGCTGGCACCACGCTTATTTTAGTCACGCATGATATGAAATTGGCTAAACGCTGCCAACGCTCATTAACATTGAATAATGGCCGATTGAGTGAATCGTTATGA
- a CDS encoding TonB-dependent receptor produces MQGELKTKMKPQTKLQTKPNLTLISMLISCALPQLAQAEDATNVSVEKIEVMSTTPLKGIGLPLYKIPANIQFASPKAINDQTGVSIADYMNANMQGVSVTEMGGNPWQPEINFRGYSSSPLLGNAQGLSTYIDGVRVNEPFGDVTLWDKIPSFAIGNMQMIPGSNPLFGLNTLGGAIVVQTKSGRDNQGAAVEYEAGSWGRQRALIEYGGVSEDGSVDYLFGYQHTTENGWRDYSPSHVNQLFGKTGWQNESTKLDLTYIGTDNNLIGNGFTPEILLSGKRDQIHTRPDFTNNYSHFLALNGSHFFNEETMFSGNVYYKKSNRHTKNGDAWEGDNEDGGLAALYPDYAGEFDDEEYLGAVMNTTKTTQDTYGLTGQLSFDQDWMSKKNQFVVGAGYDYSLIRFKQSEHINVAGEEDDVFDDGLGGNVWTPSRAPIIGGAEFEDGAGLLPKRQNVGLTGKQYTARIFATDTLSLNDQWHLNAGASWNFTRIDNTDTLRGPKTDTNPNSLTARDSYTRLNPTIGLTHTPSKDLTFYTSYSESSRAPTAIELGCSNPDAPCLLPAAMADDPPLNQVVAKTYEFGGRGKLTDAISWNAGIYHAVNHDDIQFTASNQLSGAGYYRNIGRTKRQGLDFGLNGNLEKFKWGASYSYVRATYDTDVEFANQSNSSSDDGIYTATKGDYLPTIPKHQIKLRGQYAVTPAWTVGANVIGYASQYVWGNENNKHKANSANCNDGEDCATGKGKISGYFVVNLDTQYNIGNGWKAFAKATNIFDRDYYISGRLAETAFNSAGVFGEESRMLGLLPGAPRAAWLGFRYEFAKPKK; encoded by the coding sequence ATGCAAGGCGAGCTTAAAACTAAAATGAAACCGCAAACCAAATTACAAACCAAGCCAAACTTAACTCTTATTTCTATGCTGATTTCCTGTGCGTTGCCACAATTGGCACAAGCAGAAGACGCAACAAATGTGAGCGTAGAAAAAATTGAAGTGATGTCTACAACACCTTTAAAAGGTATTGGCTTACCACTTTATAAAATCCCAGCGAACATTCAGTTCGCATCGCCCAAAGCAATCAATGACCAAACTGGCGTTTCAATTGCTGATTACATGAATGCCAATATGCAAGGTGTTTCTGTTACCGAAATGGGCGGCAACCCTTGGCAGCCTGAAATTAACTTCCGTGGCTACTCATCATCACCGTTATTAGGCAATGCACAAGGCCTTTCTACTTATATCGATGGCGTGCGCGTCAATGAGCCGTTTGGCGATGTGACACTCTGGGACAAAATTCCTAGTTTTGCTATCGGCAATATGCAAATGATTCCTGGATCCAATCCATTGTTTGGTTTAAATACTTTAGGCGGCGCTATTGTTGTTCAAACCAAAAGTGGCCGCGATAACCAAGGCGCTGCAGTTGAATACGAGGCTGGTTCATGGGGTCGTCAACGTGCGTTAATTGAATACGGTGGCGTTTCAGAGGATGGTTCTGTCGATTATCTATTCGGCTATCAACATACTACTGAGAATGGTTGGAGAGATTATTCACCATCACATGTGAATCAGTTATTTGGTAAAACAGGCTGGCAAAATGAATCTACCAAGTTAGATCTTACCTATATTGGTACAGATAATAATTTAATTGGTAATGGCTTTACACCTGAAATTCTGTTGAGTGGCAAACGTGACCAGATTCATACGCGCCCAGACTTTACTAATAACTACTCTCACTTTTTAGCGTTAAATGGTTCACATTTCTTTAATGAAGAGACGATGTTCTCAGGTAATGTGTATTATAAAAAATCAAACCGTCACACTAAAAACGGTGATGCGTGGGAAGGTGACAATGAAGATGGAGGCCTAGCAGCGCTGTATCCTGACTATGCTGGTGAGTTCGACGATGAAGAATATCTTGGTGCTGTCATGAACACGACCAAGACCACTCAAGACACATACGGTTTGACTGGTCAATTGAGCTTTGACCAGGATTGGATGAGTAAAAAGAATCAATTTGTCGTTGGCGCAGGTTACGACTATTCACTCATTCGATTTAAACAATCAGAGCACATCAATGTGGCTGGTGAAGAAGATGACGTGTTTGATGATGGTCTAGGCGGAAATGTATGGACACCGTCAAGAGCACCAATCATAGGTGGCGCTGAATTTGAAGATGGCGCCGGCTTGCTTCCCAAACGTCAAAACGTTGGTTTAACCGGTAAACAATACACTGCTCGTATCTTTGCAACAGACACATTATCGTTAAATGATCAATGGCATTTGAATGCAGGCGCAAGCTGGAATTTCACGCGTATCGATAACACGGATACATTACGTGGCCCAAAAACTGATACAAACCCTAATAGTTTGACAGCGAGAGATAGCTACACACGCTTAAATCCAACCATCGGTTTAACGCACACGCCATCTAAAGACTTAACTTTCTATACCTCTTATAGTGAATCGAGTCGTGCGCCAACTGCAATTGAATTAGGCTGTTCGAATCCAGATGCACCTTGTCTATTGCCAGCAGCAATGGCAGATGATCCTCCACTTAACCAAGTGGTTGCTAAAACCTATGAGTTTGGTGGTCGTGGCAAATTAACTGACGCTATCAGCTGGAATGCTGGCATTTACCATGCCGTGAATCACGACGACATTCAGTTCACTGCATCAAACCAATTATCCGGTGCAGGTTATTACAGAAACATTGGTAGAACAAAACGTCAAGGGCTGGATTTTGGTTTGAACGGTAATTTAGAAAAATTCAAATGGGGTGCGTCATATAGTTATGTAAGAGCTACTTATGACACAGATGTTGAATTTGCTAATCAGTCAAACTCATCTAGCGATGATGGTATTTATACTGCGACTAAAGGTGATTATTTACCAACTATTCCTAAACACCAGATCAAATTACGCGGCCAATATGCAGTCACTCCTGCATGGACAGTCGGTGCGAACGTAATCGGTTATGCAAGCCAATATGTGTGGGGGAATGAAAACAATAAACACAAAGCAAACTCTGCTAATTGTAATGATGGTGAAGATTGCGCAACCGGTAAAGGCAAAATCAGCGGTTACTTTGTTGTTAACTTGGATACTCAATACAACATTGGTAATGGCTGGAAAGCATTTGCTAAAGCAACCAATATTTTTGACCGCGATTACTATATTAGCGGACGCCTCGCTGAAACCGCATTCAACTCTGCCGGCGTATTCGGTGAAGAGTCCAGAATGTTAGGTTTGTTGCCAGGTGCTCCACGTGCTGCATGGTTGGGCTTCCGCTATGAGTTCGCTAAACCAAAAAAATAG
- a CDS encoding sigma-54-dependent transcriptional regulator, translating into MLAQHTQPKPANADSEHLEQSTHFSQSKKILIVEDEVLFARAVQKRLQKAGFECEHVESLADARAIIKQFNADLVLLDMRLPDGNGLDLLSEFVAKNMTTIVMTAYGEVSDAVNAMKLGANDYLKKPIDLEELLLIVQKNEKTSALQTSLDYARQRNAHSSDGITLIGDSPATQSIHMQIARIAQLGHLGDSIAPTVLITGETGTGKDVAARLLHASGSNSEKPFVHVDCASLPNELIESELFGHEKGAFTNAVTSRPGLIEAAEDGTLFLDEIGELPLALQAKLLSVLERRRVRRLGSTKERIVPARIVAATNRNLHEMSQAGRFRSDLYYRLNVMTISLAPLRERGGDILQLAKHFMQLTEKRYGLTKHQFSQSAVDAMQTYKWPGNVRELRHQISRAVLLSSQAQISASDLNLNDSKNKVANDSSKQSQVTLDAAEKTMLLKALESAHNNVSEAARQLGITRMTMRYRMDKHGISF; encoded by the coding sequence TTGCTAGCACAACACACTCAGCCGAAACCCGCTAATGCAGATTCTGAGCATTTAGAACAATCCACACATTTCAGTCAATCAAAAAAAATATTGATTGTTGAAGATGAGGTTCTGTTTGCACGCGCGGTACAAAAGCGTTTGCAAAAAGCGGGTTTTGAGTGTGAACATGTTGAAAGCTTGGCTGACGCGCGCGCAATCATTAAGCAGTTCAACGCTGATCTTGTGTTGTTGGATATGCGTTTGCCAGATGGCAACGGCTTAGATTTACTGAGTGAGTTCGTTGCTAAAAACATGACAACCATTGTGATGACCGCTTACGGCGAAGTGAGTGATGCCGTAAATGCAATGAAATTGGGCGCGAATGATTATTTAAAAAAGCCGATAGATTTAGAAGAGCTATTATTAATTGTTCAAAAAAACGAAAAAACATCAGCATTACAAACGAGTCTAGATTATGCGCGGCAACGTAATGCGCATTCTAGCGACGGTATAACATTAATTGGCGATAGTCCTGCTACGCAAAGCATTCATATGCAAATTGCGCGTATTGCGCAGTTGGGGCATTTGGGTGATTCAATCGCGCCAACTGTGTTGATTACAGGTGAAACGGGCACGGGTAAAGATGTCGCCGCCCGTTTGCTACATGCTTCCGGTAGTAATAGTGAAAAGCCTTTTGTGCATGTTGATTGCGCTTCTTTGCCTAATGAGCTGATTGAAAGTGAATTGTTCGGTCACGAAAAAGGTGCGTTTACCAATGCGGTCACTTCAAGGCCTGGTTTAATTGAAGCAGCAGAAGACGGTACGCTATTTTTGGACGAGATTGGCGAATTGCCTCTGGCCTTGCAAGCAAAGCTATTAAGCGTGTTAGAGCGTCGCCGTGTAAGACGTTTAGGTTCAACCAAAGAGCGTATTGTGCCGGCGCGTATTGTCGCGGCAACTAATCGTAATTTGCATGAAATGTCGCAGGCAGGACGTTTTCGCTCAGATTTATATTATCGATTAAATGTGATGACAATCTCACTGGCGCCGTTGCGAGAGCGTGGCGGAGACATATTGCAACTTGCCAAACATTTTATGCAGTTAACTGAAAAACGCTATGGATTGACTAAACATCAGTTTAGTCAATCTGCTGTCGATGCGATGCAGACTTATAAATGGCCTGGCAACGTACGTGAATTACGTCACCAAATTAGCCGTGCAGTATTGTTAAGTAGCCAAGCACAGATTAGTGCCAGCGATTTAAATCTAAATGACAGTAAAAATAAAGTCGCTAACGACAGTAGTAAGCAATCTCAAGTAACTTTGGACGCAGCCGAAAAAACCATGCTGTTAAAAGCGCTAGAATCTGCACATAACAATGTATCTGAAGCCGCGCGCCAATTAGGTATTACGCGTATGACCATGCGTTATCGTATGGATAAACACGGTATTAGTTTTTAA